Below is a window of Camelina sativa cultivar DH55 chromosome 11, Cs, whole genome shotgun sequence DNA.
CGTCTCGGTGAACCTGAAACCAGTTCACAAGGAGTTTCTGAGTAGCAATTACAACTTGAACAAACTCACCTCAAGTTCACGTCTCTCACCTTACAAAGAACCAGACCccaagaaagaacaagaacaatgaaaaagacaaaagtcTCTCTCACCCTCTaaaggtttctctctctctaacctcCTAGTCCTTTTCTCTGTAATGTAACACCAAatgcttctctgttttgttcCCTCTGCTCCTCACTCCTTTAATAGCCCTCTGTCGTTGTCTTGCAGGATGATACAAGACAAACATGTACGGTTCACACATCAAGCGTGTTCCCGACCAATGCGACTGTGTCCTTGTCGTTTGATTTCCAGGGCTTATTCTTAGCAGACCAAGCTGGGCCTAAACAACATTTACCGGCCCAACCCTTTAGCGTAAGCCCACCTGTCTGATCCAAATCACCAAAACGACAATCTCCACCTTGATTTGCTCAGACAGACCAACCGAAGAGTCGACCCCCTACAGTCCTTCTCTGATTTCACCACCAGAAACCACTGATCCGCCTTCACCGCCGGAGGTGTCCGTTCCGTCTTGACCGTCGGAACTCTAGCTCTTATCAGAGCTAGACTCAGTGCCGTAGCACCTTTAAGTTACTTAAACCTTCCTCAAATTTCATCTTCTGTATCGATTTTGTTAACAAATCGGCCGGATTCTCTTTTGTGTTGATCTTCGAAACTTTCAGCGTACCCTCCTCAATTTCACTTCGTATGAAGTGGTATCGCACCTGAATGTGCTTTGTGCGTTCATGATGCACGCTGTTCTTGGCCAAGCAAATGACGCTTTGGGAATCACTGAAGATTTCAACTTGCTTTTGCGGAATACCCAACTCACTCACAATTCTCATCAGCCACAGAGCTTCTTTGGCAGCTTCAGAGAATGCCATATACTCTGCTTCCGTCGTCGATTGGGCTACCACTTGTTGAAGACCAGATCTCCAGCTTATCGTATTTCCACCAACCTGAAATACATAATCGGTAATTGATCTCCTTCTATCTAGGTCTGCTGCATAGTCACTATCACAGTAGCATGTAACCTTGAAATCCTTAGACTTCGTGAATGAGAGCTTGAAATctgttgtgtgttttatgtaCCGTAACACCCATTTAACTGCTACCCAATGTTGTTTGCAAGGAGAGCTCATGAATCGACTCACCAGGCCCACTGCATATGCTATATTCGGACATGTCCCAACCATGGAGTACATGAGAATTCCTACGGCACTTGCATAAGGTACGCTTCTCATCTCTgcctcagcttcttctttatcttctggTTTAGTACCAGACAGCTTGAATTCTCCCCCCATAGGTGTTTGAACTGGTCTCGCATTGTTCATACCTAAATTTGCTAAAACCTTCTCTAGATAGCTTTCTTGTGACAGTAATAGCGTCCCCTTTTCTCTGTCCCTGATGATGTCTATGCCCAGTATCCTCTTTGCATTTCTGAGATCCTTCATCTCAAATTCCTCACTCAACACTCCCTTCAATCTAGAAATCTCTGCCATGTCCTTCGCAACCAGTAACATGTCATCTACGTAGAGTAGTAGATAAACATATTCATTGCCCCCTAGACACTTAAAAAGTAGACACACAAATCATACTGACTCCTTGTATAGTTTTGGGATTTCATAAACTGATCAAACCTTAGATTCCACTTTCGTGGAGACTGCTTTAAACCGTATAGAGACTTCTCTAGTGAACACACTCGATCACCATTTTCATACCCTTGTGGTGGCTCCATAAAAATTTcctcttccagctttccatgtAAAAACGCTGTTTTTACATCCATCTGTTCCAATTCAAGAACTTTGTAGACCACCATTGACAACACCAGCCTGATGGTTATGTGCTTGACTACTGGTGCAAACACTTCGTGATAGTCTACTCCCTCAATCTGAGAAAATCCTTTTGCTACTAACCGAGCTTTGTATCTTGGTCCTTCCACTCCTGGTATACCTGGTTTAAGTTTGAAAATCGACTTACAACCAATGGTTCTCATGCCTTCTTTTCGGTCTACATCTTTCCATGTTTGACTTTTCCGATGTGAGTCCATCTCCTCCTCTATTGCAGCAATCCATTTCAGTTTGTCTTTACAGCTAATAGCTTCCTCATAGGTTCTTGGCTCTCCAACGTTTACGAGTTGAGACATGGTGAATGCAAATgcaacaacatcaccatcatcaaacCTGCTTGGTGGTTTGATGTttactcttctttctctgtctcttgCAAGTTGGTAACTTCTGAACGAATCACCACCAATGTCAAACTCTTCTTCTGACTCTTCTATTGATCCACTCTCTAAAGGAGCTCCACCTTCTTCTATTGGAGCTCCACCTTCTTCTATTGACTCGTTTGTGGATCCAAAAGTCTCTCCTCTTTCAGTTGCACTAGGTAAAATGAATGTTACTTTCTTCCCATGTTTCTCAGATATCGCCTCTTCAGTTTCAGACAATTTACCGATATCCTTGTACAGAATATCTTCACAAAACGTTACGTCTCGACTGACAATACACTTTTTGTCCTCACTGCTCCAAATTCTGTAACCCTTAACTCCCTGTGGATACCCCATAAATACCCCCTTCTTAGCTCTTGGTTTCAACTTTCCTTGGTCAACATGATAGTAAACCAAGCAGCCAAATCTTCTGAGGTGATCATAATCCGGTTTCCTTCCCGACCAAACCTCTTCAGGAATCTGAAAGTTTAATGGTGAGGATGGAGTTCTATTCATCACATATACGACTGTTAATGAAGCTTCTGCCCAGAATGGTTCTCCCAATCCTGTTTCACTCAGTAAGCTCCTTATCTTCTCAAGCACGGTTCTATTTAACCTCTCAGCAACTCCATTTTGATGTGGGGTATAAGGACAGGTTTTGTGCCTCATAATCCCCTTTTCCTTGCAGTAGTCATCAAAGATTTTGTTGCAAAATTCCAGACCATTGTCTGTTCTTAATGCTTTCAGCTTCTTTCCACTTTGATTCTCAACTAGTGCCAGCCATTCAACAAACTTGGAGAAAGATTTATCTTTTGTCTTGAGAAAGAATACTCATGCTTTTCTTGAGAAGTCATCTACAAACGATATGTAGTATTGGCATTTTGCCAAGCTTGGTGTCACGTTCGGAGAGCCCCAAAGATCAAAGTGTACATACTCCAAAATTTCCTCTGATGTATGCTTGCCAGTTTTGAATGACAGTGAGATTTTCCCAGAATGCAGTCTTCACACTGTCCTAATTCTGCTATCTCACTTCCTTTGAGTAATCCCTTCTTGACTAACAGCTTTAACACCTTTTCACTTGTATGGCCAAGTCTGCTATGCCATAAAGTGGTTGGGTTCACTGTTCTTTCAGCTGCATTTACCTGCTCAAGCTCCGCCTTTCCTTCTAGAAAATATAGTGTGTCTCTATAGTTTCCTGCGAGagcttctttgtttcctttgaaCACTTGAATTCTAAAATGTTTAGACTTGAACCAACATCCGTTTGATTCCAACTGTCCCAAAGAGATTAGATTTCTTCTTGTTGTAGGTGAGTTTCTGACTTGAGACAACACTACTTCAGTCCCATTGTAGTTCACAATTTTGACTTTCCCAATTGTTGTGATTACACAATATGTGTCGTGTCCCATCAGAATCCTTCCTCCATTTACCTCTTCTACATCAAACATCATATCTCTTCTGAATGTTATGTGGTAAGAACATCCAGAATCCAAGATCCAAGCATCCTTTGGTTGATACTCTGAAACTGTCAACATCAACGGTTCAGCACCTTGAGCTTGTGCAATGCCTGCTTCACCCTTTTGACTTGTGCTCGCTTGGTTCTTCTTCGGACAGTCTTTCTTCAAGTGATCTTCACTACCACAAATCCAGCAAGTCCTTTTCTTTGTCTTAGACTTGCTCCTTGAGTCTGCTTTTCCCTTTGGCTGAGTCTTCTTCTCAGTTCTGCCCCTTGTCAGTATAAATAACCCTTCTTCTGCAGACTTTTTTAGTGCTCCCTTATCTTTCAGCTCCAATTCGATAGAATATGTTGACGTGATGATCACTTTGGGAGTAACAAAGTCcttgtctttgttgttgtacTTCAAAGTGTGTACGAGGTTGTCAAACCTCTTAGGCAGACTGTTCATGAGGATTGCAGCCGTATCTTCCTCGCTCATCTCCACGTTTAGGCTAGATAAGTATGATATGAGCTTATTGAAGGTATTTAGATTCTTGTCCTCCTCTACATTGAAGCTAAAGAACCTTTGCTTAAGATAGAACCGATGTGGTAATGTCTTAGCCTGATAGTTGTTCTCTAGAGCTGTCCACATAGCATGAGCGGATGGCTCCTTCATAACCTTTCTAAGCACCATATCTCCTAGACTGTGACTCAAGAGATTTCTTACCCTTCTTTCTGTATCTAGCCATTTTGGATCTGACTTTGTTGCCCTTTCTGAGTCTTCACCATCCTTTCCTTCAGCACTTTTTACTGGTGGTGGATGTAGTACCGACTCAAGGCCCAAGGTTTCCAGCTGAGCGCACATCTTGTGTTTCCACAAAGCAAACTCACCCTCTCCATCAAACTTCTCCACGTCAAATCTTCCTTGTGTAGGTTCAATCACTGAGACCTCTTCAGAACCCGAGGCTCACACTTAAAGGTTGGACCTTTCTAAGTTTTAGAACAGTAACCTTCTCAGACTTGTAGAGTTCCTTGTAGATCTACTCTCTCTATGGTTAGAACACTctaacctggctctgataccactgtTAGGAATTTCCTTGAGTGTTTAACCGAGAAACTACCGAGTAAGACTAACAGGTTGTGTTTccttgtgttctgttttgtgttttgcaGGTTTGTAGTGcaagaaagtaaaaagacaCGAGGATATACGAGTTCCCAGGATCAATGTGATCCTGGTACGTTTCGGTGAACCTGAAACCGGTTCACAAAGAGTTTCTGAGTAGCAATTACAACTTGAACAAACTCACCCCAAGCTCACGTCTCTCACCTTACAAAGAACCAGACCccaagaaagaacaagaacaatgaagaagacaaaagtcTCTCTCACCCTCTCAAGgtttctctctctaatctccTAGTCCTTTTCTCTGTAATGTAACGCCAAATGCTTCTCTGCTTTATTCCCTCTGTTCCTCACTCCTTTAATAGCCCTTTATCGTTGTCTTGCAGGGTGATACAAGACAAACCTGTACGGTTCACACATCAAGCGTGTTCCCGACCAATGCGACAGTGTCCTTGTCCTTAGCAGACCAAGCTGGGCCTAAACAACATTTACCGGTCCAACCCTTTAGCGTAAGCCCATCTGTCTGATCTAAATCAGCAAAACGACACATACATGcatattattaagttttatgcatatgaactttttttggttttatggacTTTATCATCAATACTTTAATATCTTTATCTTAAACCTTCCAAATTACTTCTCAGATTTGGCAAACGACTTAAATTCTCCTTTGTATGGAAGCAACCAACTCATTTGGCTAGTCTACCTAATAGTAATAccaattacaatttttaaaactcttgtttttaatgcatatttttatatactaatatttctcatatttgtttgtatatacACATTCTATGTACACTACTAGTCAAATACGTCATTAATGTCTCTATGTGAAGAGGCCGTTGACACAAATTTGGTCAATTTCTTTGGATTCTTCCAACTACTAAAATTCGGCAATTATGGAGGATTCTTAATTATTCTAAggataaatatatcaaaagggAAAATGATAAGGATATTGTTAAGATTTTCTTCGATTATTTTTTATGTACTTATTTTATGTAATGATATACTCAGCTTGTGGGAAGGAAGGAGCCATGTGAGCCAAAAACTATacattctttgttaaatttgatAACATGTATAAAAATTCTCCATTATTACACaagataatttaatatataaataagtaaGAATGTAATCATtacaaaagtattttatttgtaatatctaCAACTACAAAGGGAGCTTTCTAATGAGGTGATCATTGAGTCTCAATTAAAACTGAAAATGCAAAAGATTTTTATTGTACTATTCGATTTAcatctaattatattataatactgTATAGTGATGAAAAGTATACATATGCCACCAAGGCACCAACCAAATTTAAGTGCCGGTGGAAAAGTTTAACCAAGGCCGGTTAATGAGATCCATTATAATCTAGCTTCAGTAGTTATACTTATAATCAATTACCACATGAAAAATGATCTTACAATGCTAATCTAAATGATTCGCTAATCAATTTTGTTGAGTGTTATGATTCGGCGTGTGAATAATGTTTTATGAGAAACTTAACTCAATCGGTAGGAGatataaaaaaacatcattttctCAAAACACTGTAATTATCTCCAAAACATGCATGTTACATTGAAGAAACGAACTTATACTAGCCGCGGGGGTAATAGTGCTTCATAAATTGGAATGGAGTGATGGACGACGTAATATTAGCAAGCTGACGTGGACTCATAGTCAAAGGTTAGCTTATGATATTATGTTGCATGGagataacaaatatataagacTAAGCTTAAGTGTCTCAAGAAGGGTTTTTAgcagtttaaaatattttactagaGCAAGTTACCTTTGGTTTTTAAGCTATTGCAAACAAGATACTAGTGCGGTTGTTTGATTCCTTGGTGAGTAATAGTATGATCAGTTGTGATTTGTAGTACAATATTTAGCAAGTACTAGAAAACGCGATAGATCAAGAGATTTGGTTATATTACGAATTCTTATAGACTGTTTAaaacatataatgatataaatgtacttgaaaagaaaatatatatgtgcaATCACATCGTCCGTTGTACATCACTAAGTTCCaatagttataaaataatgGAATATAATATTAACTTTTCCATTTAGAGTTCATTTTataaatctagaaaaaaaaaaactttgctacGGAACATTCATCGAAAGTAGTATAAAACGAACAACGCCATAAAGGACAGAAATGCTATAAAAATCAAGATATaacaaagttacaacaaattgaccccaaaaaaattgtattagctgtcaaaaagaagaagaaaaaacgaatTGATGATtattctaaaaaaacaaaaaaaattgcaaattgGTTTGACATGGTTACACTGCCTGGTTAGGTAGAGTCGGCAGCCGAGTTGAAGTGGGCGAAAACTGAACCCCCACCTGGGCTCACCATCTAATCCACGTGGTTGTATACTTGTCAGCATGGTTGTATACTTGTCAGCATGCATTGCCAcgcctttttttgtttttatcaaactTGATTACTAGTAACTTTTTCAAAATGCTTGGTTTCAAATGGAAAACGACTAAATCATAAGTGAAGAAAACGAATTAGACcggagagaaaataaagaaatagagAATTTATGATCTTGGTTTGTTTAAAGGCCTGACTTGAACGTCAAAGTATCCTCAAAAAGAACACCACAATAGTAATATCAATTGATTCTTTTGTTCATTTATGTAAATTCAGTTTGTTTTCCTAGTTACTAATAACTCTAATACAAATTAATTGTGGACTTGTTGTTTGGTTGACACAGGAGACAGCGGTTACGGCAACGGCTATGTTTACATTTTTAACCGTTAAATTGAAATAATGTTTAAAAATGTTAGACGGAGACGTAGCGTCATGATGTAGATACCTacagcaagcaaacaaacaaactatctTCGATTGCCGCAAGcagcaaaattaaatttttactgGCCCTATGTCTATGTATCTACATCACAAGTAGTTTTCACAATCCAGTTTTCTTCTCTATAGCCATATACAAGCTCATGGGTGAATTTGGATGATGTATAGCATTATCACTGGACCATATATGACCAGAAGAATTTGGATGATATAAAATGTCATTATGATTGGTCCATTGTGCCCAGTTGATTACCCCCTTTCACATCATTagaattttaaaactatatctTTGTAATAATATTCAAAGCAAAATTTATCAGTAAGTACAATCACAATATATACCATAAagcaattatattatattatcaccaactaattaatactaatataaCGGGCATATGATTATGAGATACTCTAATCAAAGTCCCATCACAAGCTTTGGAAGAAAAGAATCGAATGattccataagaaaaaaaaagcttaagacaataatataaactatttcGCATTTTTAGCGAAAGCATATGATTAAATGGGAaacctatatataaaattattacacACACTTATTGAAGAActtttgtgtttattatattgattaatAACTAACCTTAGAACGCGCAAATCACAAGCTCACATGCTGCTTCCTCTTAGTTCGTCCATTATATAAACAGACCCACGCCACTTCTTCCTCCAAACACATTCCAAAACATCTCACTCCTCAATctacaaacaaaccaaacaaaacaaaacttcacTACCTATACTTCGATCAAAATCACCCAAAACCTTATCCTATTTTTACTACATATAATCTTGATTTGTTCAAATTCACCCCTTAAAAATGGAGAACATGTTTAGGCTCATGGGAAGTGAAGATTTCTCAGACAGAAGACGTTGCATTTGGGTTAACGGTCCGGTAATCGTCGGAGCCGGGCCATCGGGTCTTGCCACAGCCGCTTGCCTCCGCGAGCAAGATGTTCCATTTGTGGTATTGGAGAGAGCAGATTGCATTGCTTCACTATGGCAGAAACGTACTTACGACAGAATCAAACTTCACTTACCAAAGAAAGTTTGTCAATTACCTAAAATGCCTTTCCCGGAAGACTACCCGGAATATCCAACAAAACGACAGTTCATCGATTACCTTGAGTCCTACGCAAACAAATTCGAAATTACTCCTCAGTTCAACGAATGTGTTCAGTCCGCTCGATACGACGAGACCAGTGGTCTTTGGCGCATCAAGACATCATCCTCGTCTTCCTCGGGGTCGGAGATGGAATACATCTGCCGGTGGCTAGTGGTGGCGACGGGAGAAAACGCGGAGAAAGTTGTACCAGAGATCGACGGGCTCAAAACAGAGTTCGACGGCGAGGTGATCCACTCGTGTGAGTACAAATCCGGAGAGAAATACAGAGGAAAGAGTGTTCTTGTCGTCGGATGTGGAAACTCAGGCATGGAAGTCTCGCTTGATCTCGCAAATCACAATGCTAATGCCTCCATGGTTGTTCGTAGCTCAGTTCACGTGTTACCAAGAGAGGTTCTTGGCAAATCAAGTTTCGAAATCTCAATGATGTTGATGAAGTGGTTTCCTCTATGGCTAGTAGACAAGATTCTACTCATTCTCGCATGGCTGATTTTGGGAAACTTGACAAAGTACGGGCTAAAAAGGCCTAAGATGGGCCCGATGGAGCTCAAGGTTGTCACAGGGAAGACTCCAGTTCTTGACATTGGAGCTATGGAGAAAATCAAATCCGGTGAAGTAGAGATCGTTCCCGGAATCAGACGGTTTACTCGTAGCCAAGTGGAGCTTGTAGACGGTCAGAGATTAGATCTTGATGTTGTGGTACTCGCCACGGGTTACCGTAGCAACGTACCTTCATGGCTCCAAGAAAATGATATGTTTTCGAAAAACGGGTTCCCAAAATCGCCGTTTCCAAACGCATGGAAAGGGAAATCGGGACTTTACGCGGCCGGATTCACAAGGAAAGGATTAGCCGGAGCATCAGCAGACGCCGTTAACATCGCTCAAGACATTGGAAACGTGTGGAGAGAAGAGACCAAACGACAGAAAATGAGAACACGAGTGGGTCACCGCAGATGCATCTCAGTTGCTTAGGCCTCAAGTTAGGGCTGGCTTATACCATCATTAACTTTATTCTAAAGGGTTGgggtaagaaaaagaaaaaaaaagaaaaaaaaaaaaacagagtgttcaatttattatttcatttttttttgtaaacaaaaagtATACAGACAGATAGATATAAGAGAGCCCTCTCCTGAAGACCCAACGGTGTCGTTTTTGAAGGCTGCATGGGCGTTTTGTATAACTAGGATGATGTGGCGTTTCTCttcattattatttctttttttcctcttctgtttttcaatttttatcttTGTAATGGTTTTatgaaagataataataataaattatttatattcataaaagtttttctctttttatactttttttacaGCAACAGTTTCACTTGACCAAATCgagaaacaaaactaattaaatttgtcTTACTTGAGTTTCGTTTGTAATTCTTATCAAATCTGCCACATTGTTAAAAACTTTTCTAATCTGCTATATTCATTAAACATGGCAGTATAGGCTATTACTACATTGCCCTCCGACTTACGTTACTTCGATGGCGGCAAAAGGAAAGAGAACGGGTGCGTGATGAGTTAGTGTGACACGGTTAGAGATAAGCGCGTGACTTTACGCGGTTCCTCGACCACGTGGTGGAGAATTATGTGGACAAAAAATCTCTTTTAGTATCGCTATTGTGGATGATAATAATTATGGACGACAACAAATACGTGGACTTTACGTAATCTTGTAATCTTATCAGAAGTTGTCTCCGAAACATACAATATAGACAAGTACCCCATCTTAATGTATAACTTGTCCGAGACAACAATTTAGTAGTACTTATATTTGGTGGACAAAGATTAACCAATGTATGCATTACTAATATACCCTCGAAATTGGCTCGATGAAATGTCACATATTGGTGTGTAATTGGTTAGCTGTTATTGAGCGGCCTTATTAGCGACTGACAAAACGTATAGTTAATGCTAAAAGGTTGAATAATGGGTAGTTTGTTGGATAATTTGAAGAGCATCCAAGTCTAAAAAAATCTGTGGAGACGAGTAGATTTTAAGGAGACAACCGACGTGAGTTTTTGTATGGTTGTGGTGGACAAAAGTTCTGTGGAGAAGTTATAGGTGTTGTCCTCCAAAGCAAACATAGAAGGTATAGTCGTCCGCCATTAATGTCGGTGGTTGGGGATCTAAAGAAGTTTCTGTCATAAAATATCATGGGTATTTAAGTgtgtaattttaaatttttttcttctttttttggtttggcaGGACGTAGGGTTTatgaaagaaatgaaagaaacagTGGGTGTCCTTTGCGGCGAATGGGTATGTTGTGAAAACGGAGAATGAAAATTTATTCCTGCCCACGGAGAAATGGGAAGATGTGTTTCATATGGAATTGACACATGTTTCCGAGAGTTTGAAACAGCCATCAAAACTGTTTTTCGTTTAACCAAGGAGTGTAGCGTGGTTATGACCTTTTGTGATTCAGGTGAGACGGCGCCATTAAGTATTGGGAAAATGCCCCCTGTTTTAGTCAGCAACGATGTGGAGTTGGTGCTGTTGAAAAGGAGAATAAGTCAATTTCTTAGGATGAGGTTGTACATCACAGTTAAGGAAGTTTTGGAGGCTGTTGGGTGCGGGGTGGAAGAAGAACCCCTCTCCGATGATGTCCTCTTGGCGTATGTGGAGGGATTAGAAGGATAGGACAAAGGTGAAAGAGTTGATGGTGTTGTTAATGGACAAGAAGGGCAGAACTCGCAACATAAAGAACAACAAATTGAGTCTTCTATGATGGACGACTATATGTCTACATTGTTGTCTTCTACGCCGACTATAATGGAGAACGATGGCAGACAAATCAGGGATTGTCCAAACAGGCCAACGAGTGATAGGAATGTATGTTCTTTGGGGTCAGTGGACAACCGTTCCACTCTGAGTAATACTGTCATAGATTTAAGCGTTGACAGTACTGCTGGCCCACATGCATCACAAGCCGAGTTGTCAACAGAAGACAACCTGGTTGAAGTGGAAGTTTGGTCGTCGAATACAGTTAACACTGATGAAGATATTAGGGATGCAGAGGGTTCTGTTTCCATTTCTAAGGATGAGCCTGATTACAATTTTGACGAGTGGAGTGAGAGAATTAATAACGATTATCCTATTGATTGGGATCCTTACTTAATAACAGATACAATTGAGGGTGTTGTGCATCACCAAGGAGAGTCGACAATGAGCTTGGGTGATGAATTAGATGTGTTTGGGCAGGGTGTGAGCAATGACCCCGACGATGAAGAATAACCAAGAACAGTTAGCCAGGTTAGCATTGGGGATGAGGAGTTTGAGA
It encodes the following:
- the LOC104725065 gene encoding probable indole-3-pyruvate monooxygenase YUCCA5 — translated: MENMFRLMGSEDFSDRRRCIWVNGPVIVGAGPSGLATAACLREQDVPFVVLERADCIASLWQKRTYDRIKLHLPKKVCQLPKMPFPEDYPEYPTKRQFIDYLESYANKFEITPQFNECVQSARYDETSGLWRIKTSSSSSSGSEMEYICRWLVVATGENAEKVVPEIDGLKTEFDGEVIHSCEYKSGEKYRGKSVLVVGCGNSGMEVSLDLANHNANASMVVRSSVHVLPREVLGKSSFEISMMLMKWFPLWLVDKILLILAWLILGNLTKYGLKRPKMGPMELKVVTGKTPVLDIGAMEKIKSGEVEIVPGIRRFTRSQVELVDGQRLDLDVVVLATGYRSNVPSWLQENDMFSKNGFPKSPFPNAWKGKSGLYAAGFTRKGLAGASADAVNIAQDIGNVWREETKRQKMRTRVGHRRCISVA